In Mycolicibacterium alvei, a single window of DNA contains:
- a CDS encoding maleylpyruvate isomerase family mycothiol-dependent enzyme codes for MDFRAALLDQTRSFGELIASSDPETPVPTCPDWTLKQLFRHVGRGNRWAAQIISERRVSPLDPREVHEGKPPDDPDAAIEWLNAGAAQVLKSADQIGTDARVWTFLGPKPEGWWIRRRVHEVAVHHIDAALAVGSEFVLPADLAADAVSEWLAIATGMANKRHHEPLAFGSSIHLHATDDGLGPTGEWTIEHDEDGLGWSHSHGKGTVALKGPAQKLLMAVTRRGTAADLGLEVFGDTATWDTWLDRTPF; via the coding sequence GTGGACTTCCGCGCCGCTCTGCTCGACCAGACCCGGAGCTTCGGGGAGCTGATCGCCTCCAGCGATCCCGAGACGCCGGTGCCGACCTGCCCGGACTGGACGCTCAAGCAACTGTTCCGCCATGTCGGGCGCGGAAACCGTTGGGCGGCACAGATTATCTCCGAGCGCCGGGTCTCACCGCTCGATCCGCGCGAGGTTCACGAAGGGAAGCCGCCCGACGATCCCGACGCCGCGATCGAATGGCTCAACGCGGGTGCGGCCCAGGTCCTCAAGTCGGCAGACCAGATCGGCACCGACGCCAGGGTGTGGACGTTCCTGGGCCCCAAGCCCGAGGGTTGGTGGATCCGCCGACGCGTCCACGAGGTGGCGGTACACCACATCGACGCCGCGCTGGCCGTGGGATCCGAGTTCGTCCTCCCGGCCGATCTCGCCGCCGACGCCGTCAGTGAATGGCTCGCGATCGCCACCGGCATGGCCAACAAGCGGCACCATGAACCGCTCGCATTCGGCAGCAGCATCCACCTGCACGCGACCGACGACGGTCTGGGGCCGACGGGGGAGTGGACGATCGAGCACGACGAGGACGGGCTCGGGTGGTCGCACAGTCACGGCAAGGGCACCGTCGCGCTGAAGGGGCCGGCCCAGAAACTGCTGATGGCGGTCACGCGCCGGGGTACGGCCGCCGACCTCGGGCTGGAAGTGTTCGGCGACACCGCGACCTGGGACACCTGGCTCGACCGCACACCGTTCTGA
- a CDS encoding cytochrome P450 — translation MRERIRWMALHGVVRGISAYGVRRGDPQARLIADPAVRADPAPFADEMRRRGPIVRGRAILMTFHHDVATDLLRSDDFRVSRLGGNLPRPLRWVADKTDTGMLHPLLPPSLLAVEPPDHTRYRKLVSSVFTTRAVARLRERVKETADELLDSMDGDAGVVNIVDRYCAQLPVAVISDILGVPDADRSQVLRFGELGAPSLDIGLSWQQYQQVNSGIHGFETWLTHHLRQLRRNPGDDLLSQIIAASEAGAAGEPLDEAELRALAGLVLAAGFETTVNLLGNGIRMLLDHPEHLQTLSARPELWPNTVEEILRLDSPVLMSARVALRDTEVAGTAVQAGELVIVHLAGANRDPAVFTDPHRFDIERDNAGRHLSFSGGRHFCLGAALARAEGQVGLQTFFDRFPDVRAAGEGNRRDTRILRGWSSLPITLEKARTAVGS, via the coding sequence ATGCGGGAACGAATCCGGTGGATGGCCCTGCACGGGGTGGTTCGGGGCATCTCTGCGTACGGCGTGCGTCGCGGGGATCCGCAGGCCCGGTTGATCGCGGACCCGGCGGTGCGGGCCGACCCGGCGCCCTTCGCCGACGAGATGCGCCGTCGTGGACCGATCGTGCGCGGCCGCGCGATCTTGATGACCTTCCACCACGACGTGGCCACCGACCTGCTGCGCTCTGACGACTTCCGGGTGTCGCGGCTCGGCGGCAACCTGCCGCGTCCGCTGCGCTGGGTGGCCGACAAGACCGACACCGGAATGCTGCATCCGCTGTTGCCGCCGTCCCTGCTGGCGGTGGAACCACCCGATCACACCCGCTACCGCAAGCTGGTCTCCTCGGTCTTCACCACGCGCGCGGTGGCCCGGTTGCGGGAACGGGTGAAGGAGACCGCCGACGAACTGCTGGACTCGATGGACGGCGACGCCGGGGTGGTCAACATCGTGGACCGGTACTGCGCGCAGTTGCCCGTCGCGGTGATCAGCGACATCCTCGGCGTCCCCGACGCCGACCGCTCCCAGGTCCTGCGCTTCGGCGAACTCGGCGCACCGAGTCTCGACATCGGGCTGAGCTGGCAGCAGTACCAACAGGTGAACTCCGGCATCCACGGATTCGAGACCTGGCTGACTCATCACCTGCGCCAACTGCGGCGCAACCCCGGTGATGACCTGCTCAGCCAGATCATCGCGGCCTCCGAGGCGGGAGCCGCCGGAGAACCGCTCGACGAGGCGGAACTGCGGGCGCTGGCCGGGCTGGTGCTGGCGGCCGGATTCGAGACCACGGTCAACCTGCTGGGCAACGGTATTCGGATGCTGCTCGACCATCCCGAACACCTGCAGACCCTCTCGGCCCGCCCCGAGCTGTGGCCGAACACGGTGGAGGAGATCCTGCGACTGGACTCACCGGTGCTGATGAGCGCGCGGGTGGCCCTGCGCGACACCGAGGTGGCGGGCACCGCGGTGCAGGCCGGGGAGCTCGTCATCGTGCATCTCGCCGGCGCCAACCGCGACCCCGCGGTGTTCACCGACCCACACCGCTTCGACATCGAACGGGACAACGCCGGCCGGCACCTGTCGTTCTCCGGTGGCCGACACTTCTGCCTGGGGGCGGCCCTGGCCAGGGCCGAGGGACAGGTGGGCCTGCAGACCTTCTTCGACCGGTTTCCCGATGTGCGGGCCGCCGGTGAAGGCAACCGGCGGGACACCCGGATCCTGCGCGGCTGGTCGTCTCTTCCGATAACGCTCGAAAAGGCACGCACAGCGGTAGGTTCGTGA
- a CDS encoding nuclear transport factor 2 family protein produces the protein MTTSEIATVLAWHDALNEDDVETLIALSSDDIEVGDANGAAQGHAALRNWAESGGDTVTPGRMFVHDGVVVVEQTIMAGDGSTRTGAAAFRVVHDHVTSAFRHDTLAAALAATELTEKDLVG, from the coding sequence ATGACCACATCCGAGATCGCCACGGTCCTGGCCTGGCATGACGCGCTCAACGAGGACGACGTCGAGACCCTGATCGCGCTGTCCAGCGATGACATCGAGGTGGGCGATGCCAACGGTGCCGCGCAGGGGCACGCCGCCCTGCGGAATTGGGCAGAGTCCGGCGGGGACACCGTGACGCCCGGGCGGATGTTCGTGCACGACGGCGTGGTCGTCGTCGAACAGACCATCATGGCCGGCGACGGGAGTACCCGCACCGGGGCGGCAGCGTTCCGGGTGGTGCACGACCACGTCACGTCGGCGTTCCGGCATGACACCCTGGCCGCCGCGCTGGCCGCCACCGAGCTCACCGAAAAGGACCTCGTGGGCTGA
- a CDS encoding UDP-glucose dehydrogenase family protein, producing the protein MRCTVFGTGYLGATHAAGMAELGHEVIGVDIDPGKVAKLAAGDIPFYEPGLRKVLNDNLSAGRLRFTTDYDEAADFADVHFLGVGTPQKKGDYGADLRHVHAVIDTLVPRLRRSAVIVGKSTVPVGTAGDLAERARGLAPADVDVEVAWNPEFLREGYAVHDTLHPDRIVLGVQHDSTRAEAAVRELYAPLIDDGVPFLVTDLQTAELVKVSANAFLATKISFINAISEVCEAAGADVTLLADALGYDPRIGRRFLNAGLGFGGGCLPKDIRAFMARAGELGANHALTFLREVDSINMRRRTAMVELTTRACGGSLLGANIAVLGAAFKPESDDVRDSPALNVAGMLQLNGAAVNVYDPKAMDNSQRVFPTLNYSTSVVEACDRADAVLVLTEWAEFVDLNPAELADTVRVKVVVDGRNCLDAQRWREAGWRVYALGRPVATV; encoded by the coding sequence ATGCGATGCACCGTATTCGGTACCGGTTATCTGGGCGCGACACATGCCGCGGGGATGGCAGAGCTCGGCCACGAGGTGATCGGGGTCGACATCGACCCGGGCAAGGTCGCCAAACTCGCCGCGGGCGACATCCCGTTCTACGAGCCCGGCCTGCGCAAGGTGCTGAACGACAACCTGTCTGCCGGGCGGTTGCGGTTCACCACCGACTATGACGAGGCCGCCGACTTCGCCGATGTGCACTTCCTCGGCGTCGGCACCCCGCAGAAGAAGGGCGACTACGGCGCCGACCTGCGCCACGTGCACGCCGTCATCGACACCCTGGTGCCACGGCTTCGGCGGTCCGCGGTGATCGTCGGCAAGTCGACGGTTCCGGTCGGCACCGCCGGCGACCTGGCCGAGCGGGCCCGCGGACTCGCGCCTGCCGACGTCGACGTCGAGGTGGCCTGGAACCCGGAGTTCCTGCGGGAAGGCTACGCCGTGCACGACACCCTGCATCCGGATCGCATCGTGCTTGGGGTGCAGCACGATTCGACTCGGGCCGAGGCCGCGGTGCGCGAACTCTACGCGCCGTTGATCGACGACGGGGTGCCGTTCCTGGTCACCGACCTGCAGACCGCCGAGCTGGTCAAGGTGTCGGCCAACGCGTTCCTGGCGACCAAGATCTCGTTCATCAACGCGATCTCCGAGGTGTGTGAAGCCGCCGGCGCCGACGTCACCCTGCTGGCCGACGCGCTGGGCTACGACCCACGCATCGGACGGCGATTCCTCAACGCGGGCTTGGGTTTCGGTGGTGGCTGCCTGCCCAAGGACATCCGGGCGTTCATGGCCCGGGCCGGTGAGCTCGGTGCCAACCACGCGCTGACCTTCCTGCGTGAGGTCGACAGCATCAACATGCGTCGTCGCACCGCGATGGTGGAACTGACCACCCGGGCCTGCGGCGGATCCCTGCTCGGCGCCAACATCGCCGTCCTCGGCGCGGCATTCAAACCCGAGTCCGACGACGTGCGCGACTCGCCGGCCCTCAACGTCGCCGGCATGCTGCAGTTGAACGGGGCCGCGGTCAACGTGTACGACCCCAAGGCGATGGACAACTCGCAACGAGTGTTCCCCACCCTGAACTACTCCACCTCCGTCGTCGAAGCCTGCGATCGGGCCGATGCGGTGCTGGTGCTCACCGAGTGGGCCGAGTTCGTCGACCTGAATCCGGCCGAGCTGGCCGACACGGTGCGCGTCAAAGTCGTTGTGGACGGCCGCAATTGCCTGGATGCGCAGCGGTGGCGGGAAGCCGGATGGCGGGTCTACGCGCTGGGACGCCCCGTCGCCACTGTTTGA